A window from Thiomonas sp. FB-Cd encodes these proteins:
- the ompA gene encoding outer membrane protein OmpA, producing MIKANKFAKLLIVSALAASATTVAFAQDATTIDNWQNPFGLDWKNGDNSLCWRDNFWTPATAAQGCDGAIVAKAAPAPAPAPVPEAAPAPAPAPAPVPVSEKVTYSADAFFQFDKAVLQPAGKQALDDLAEKIKAVNLETVVSTGYTDSFGSVAYNQKLSVRRAEAVKAYLVSKGIPADKIYIEGKGKTDFRVDPKSCKGTFKMRVECQAPNRRAVVEIVGSHTVTQ from the coding sequence ATGATTAAAGCCAACAAATTCGCAAAACTTTTGATAGTGTCCGCGCTTGCCGCCTCTGCGACGACGGTTGCCTTCGCTCAGGACGCCACAACCATTGACAATTGGCAGAACCCGTTTGGCCTGGATTGGAAAAACGGCGACAACTCCCTGTGCTGGCGTGACAATTTCTGGACCCCGGCTACCGCCGCCCAGGGCTGCGACGGCGCCATTGTTGCTAAGGCGGCACCGGCACCAGCCCCGGCACCAGTGCCCGAAGCTGCTCCGGCACCCGCTCCGGCCCCTGCTCCGGTTCCGGTAAGCGAGAAGGTGACTTACTCGGCGGATGCGTTCTTCCAGTTTGACAAGGCCGTATTGCAACCTGCAGGCAAACAGGCATTGGATGATCTGGCTGAGAAAATCAAGGCCGTCAATCTTGAAACTGTGGTTTCCACCGGTTACACAGATAGCTTCGGTAGCGTTGCATACAACCAGAAGCTTTCCGTGCGCCGTGCTGAAGCGGTCAAGGCCTATTTGGTAAGCAAGGGCATTCCAGCCGACAAGATCTACATCGAAGGTAAGGGCAAGACTGACTTCCGCGTCGACCCGAAGAGCTGCAAAGGCACGTTCAAGATGCGTGTCGAGTGCCAAGCTCCAAACCGCCGCGCTGTGGTCGAGATCGTTGGCTCCCACACCGTGACTCAGTGA
- a CDS encoding ABC transporter ATP-binding protein gives MDAASNALPSADAVCPAPSPPGPALELQGLVTAVGRYRSKPISLRLQRGQTLALVGANGAGKSTLLDTIAGFLDPQGGRVWIAGRDCTEAAPESRRVGYLFQTDALFPHRSVAENLQFGRLASEDLGALLDRFNLRALAARRPGQLSGGERQRVALARALAGMPDIVLLDEPLSAIDPSARPALREELARHLQRCHAPSIIVTHDPTEAMALGQLVGVMHAGELRQCAPAAEVFARPADLLTAQLLNVENIWPGKVTAVMPTGRLRVRIGPTGGIDLEAAPSESGHGTPSLGSQVHVCVRAANVIVTPGTQAPMDLENVMEARLMAMRPLPSFVQLQSELAHGVVVMAHVLPWQLRRWRLAPGDSIRIELHPEDIHVTPL, from the coding sequence GCGCTGACGCAGTGTGCCCTGCACCCTCGCCGCCCGGGCCCGCGCTCGAGTTGCAAGGGCTTGTTACTGCAGTAGGTCGCTACCGCAGCAAGCCGATCAGCCTGCGCCTGCAGCGGGGGCAGACACTCGCCTTGGTTGGTGCCAACGGTGCGGGCAAGAGTACCCTGCTCGACACCATTGCCGGGTTCCTTGATCCGCAAGGCGGGCGGGTGTGGATTGCAGGGCGCGACTGCACGGAGGCGGCACCCGAATCCCGCCGTGTCGGCTATCTATTTCAGACCGATGCGCTATTTCCGCATCGTAGCGTCGCGGAAAACCTGCAATTTGGCCGCCTCGCCTCGGAAGACCTCGGCGCCCTACTCGACCGGTTCAATCTGCGTGCACTAGCCGCGCGACGACCCGGGCAGTTGAGTGGAGGGGAACGCCAGCGTGTGGCCCTTGCCCGGGCATTGGCTGGGATGCCCGACATCGTGCTGCTCGACGAGCCGCTTTCCGCTATTGACCCTTCAGCCCGTCCAGCCCTGCGCGAAGAACTGGCCCGACATTTGCAGCGCTGCCATGCGCCATCCATCATCGTCACGCACGACCCCACGGAGGCTATGGCTCTCGGCCAATTGGTGGGCGTGATGCATGCGGGTGAACTGCGCCAGTGTGCTCCGGCTGCGGAGGTGTTCGCGCGCCCTGCCGACTTGCTGACGGCACAGCTTCTGAATGTCGAGAACATCTGGCCCGGCAAGGTTACCGCAGTCATGCCGACAGGACGATTACGGGTGCGCATCGGCCCGACCGGGGGTATAGACCTAGAGGCTGCGCCAAGTGAAAGCGGTCACGGCACGCCGAGCTTGGGCAGCCAAGTCCACGTGTGCGTGCGCGCCGCCAACGTCATCGTTACTCCTGGCACACAAGCGCCGATGGACCTGGAAAACGTGATGGAGGCTCGGCTGATGGCAATGAGGCCATTGCCATCTTTTGTCCAACTGCAGTCTGAGCTTGCCCACGGTGTCGTCGTTATGGCCCACGTGCTGCCATGGCAGTTGCGCCGATGGCGCCTTGCACCGGGTGATTCAATACGCATCGAGCTGCACCCAGAGGACATACATGTCACACCTCTTTGA
- the serC gene encoding 3-phosphoserine/phosphohydroxythreonine transaminase encodes MSARPYNFSAGPAAIPEEVLQQAAAEMLDWQGSGMSVMEMSHRGPQFGRIIAQAEADLRELLGISAEYHVLFMQGGALAENAIVPLNLSRGAKADYVVTGSWSQKSQLEARKYCDVQLVINAHETVNYSTIPAFSQWKPRAEAQYLHYCANETIDGVEFHDLPSQFSLPLVADMSSSILSRPIDVGAHACIYAGAQKNIGPAGLTLVIVHREMLGHALPVCPSAFDYSVVAKNNSMYNTPPTYAIYIAGLVFRWLKRQAEEGLTGIAAIAERNRKKADLLYRCIDESALFANRVNPACRSRMNVPFFLRDERLNEPFLQGAVERGLLQLKGHKSVGGMRASIYNAMPLSGVQALVAYMREFERSH; translated from the coding sequence ATGTCAGCCCGCCCCTACAACTTTTCCGCAGGCCCAGCTGCGATACCCGAGGAAGTTCTGCAACAGGCTGCCGCCGAGATGCTCGACTGGCAAGGCAGCGGCATGAGCGTTATGGAAATGAGCCACCGGGGTCCACAGTTCGGACGCATCATTGCGCAGGCTGAAGCGGACCTTCGGGAACTACTGGGGATTTCGGCCGAATACCACGTGCTGTTCATGCAGGGCGGTGCGCTGGCCGAAAACGCCATCGTGCCGCTGAATCTGTCACGCGGGGCCAAGGCAGATTACGTCGTCACGGGGTCATGGTCGCAAAAAAGCCAACTTGAGGCACGCAAGTACTGCGACGTGCAGTTGGTCATTAATGCCCATGAAACCGTCAACTACAGCACGATTCCCGCCTTCTCGCAGTGGAAGCCACGGGCTGAGGCCCAATATTTGCACTATTGTGCGAACGAGACCATTGACGGTGTGGAATTCCACGATCTGCCGTCGCAATTTTCCCTACCGCTGGTAGCCGACATGTCGTCCTCGATATTGTCGCGGCCCATTGATGTGGGTGCACACGCATGCATCTACGCCGGCGCGCAGAAGAACATCGGCCCCGCCGGGCTCACACTGGTTATCGTGCACCGAGAAATGCTCGGGCACGCCCTGCCCGTCTGCCCGAGCGCCTTCGATTACTCCGTTGTTGCCAAGAACAACTCAATGTACAACACCCCGCCGACCTACGCCATCTACATCGCCGGGCTTGTATTTCGGTGGCTCAAGCGCCAGGCAGAGGAAGGTCTTACAGGCATTGCCGCCATCGCCGAACGCAACCGCAAGAAGGCTGACTTGCTGTACCGCTGCATTGACGAATCTGCCCTGTTTGCGAATCGCGTCAATCCGGCATGCCGCTCCCGCATGAACGTGCCGTTCTTTCTGCGTGACGAACGCCTCAATGAGCCATTTCTGCAAGGTGCCGTGGAGCGTGGTCTTCTGCAGCTCAAGGGGCACAAATCCGTAGGTGGCATGCGCGCCAGCATCTACAACGCCATGCCGCTGTCCGGCGTACAGGCGCTGGTTGCCTACATGCGCGAGTTCGAGCGCAGCCACTGA
- a CDS encoding YccF domain-containing protein → MRLIGNIVWLIFGGFLMGIAWWLAALLCSVTLIGIPWAIAAFRIGTFSFWPFGRRVVDRPEGAVAGTFSALGNLIWAVLFGWWLAVGHLVSAVACAATIIGIPFALQHLKLAGLSFFPYGKDIEPIV, encoded by the coding sequence ATGCGGCTTATCGGCAATATTGTCTGGCTGATCTTTGGCGGCTTCCTCATGGGCATAGCTTGGTGGCTCGCAGCCCTTCTTTGCTCCGTCACGCTTATTGGGATACCTTGGGCCATCGCCGCGTTTCGCATTGGCACCTTCAGTTTCTGGCCTTTTGGAAGGCGGGTTGTGGACAGACCTGAAGGCGCCGTGGCGGGCACCTTCAGCGCACTTGGCAATCTGATCTGGGCGGTGCTGTTCGGCTGGTGGCTTGCAGTTGGACACCTGGTGTCGGCCGTAGCCTGCGCCGCGACCATTATCGGGATTCCGTTCGCCCTGCAGCACCTCAAGCTGGCTGGCCTGTCTTTCTTTCCCTATGGCAAGGACATTGAGCCTATCGTCTAG
- a CDS encoding HAD family hydrolase: MTGVYKAILFDLDGTFADTAPDLAAAVNRMRMDRGLPALPVKELRPMASHGARGLLQIGFATTPGDSGYEALRDEFLRNYAENICVDTQLFPGVDQVLGYLDRHAIPWGIVTNKIASLTLALLDALRLPSRPACVVSGDTTAHPKPAPDPLLHAAAMIGIAPAQCLYLGDDLRDMQSAQSAGMGAAAAAYGYCGQQEPRSWGAHYVLEQPEQLLYLGLV; the protein is encoded by the coding sequence ATGACCGGTGTATACAAGGCGATCCTGTTCGATCTTGATGGGACATTTGCTGATACGGCACCAGATCTTGCTGCGGCAGTAAATCGCATGCGCATGGATCGCGGTTTGCCCGCGTTGCCAGTCAAGGAACTGCGTCCCATGGCCTCTCACGGGGCCCGGGGGTTGCTCCAGATAGGCTTTGCGACGACACCGGGGGATTCGGGCTACGAGGCCTTGCGCGACGAGTTTCTTCGCAACTATGCCGAGAATATCTGCGTGGATACGCAGCTTTTTCCGGGTGTCGACCAGGTACTTGGGTATTTGGATCGACACGCTATCCCTTGGGGTATTGTGACCAATAAGATCGCAAGCCTCACGCTCGCTTTGCTCGACGCCCTGCGTCTGCCCTCCCGGCCTGCATGTGTCGTCAGCGGCGACACGACCGCCCATCCCAAGCCGGCTCCTGATCCTTTGCTGCATGCGGCAGCGATGATCGGCATTGCGCCGGCGCAATGCCTTTATCTTGGGGATGATCTACGTGACATGCAGTCCGCCCAGTCTGCGGGTATGGGCGCTGCAGCGGCGGCGTACGGTTACTGCGGTCAGCAGGAACCACGGAGTTGGGGAGCACACTATGTTCTAGAGCAGCCCGAACAATTGCTCTACCTGGGCTTGGTGTAA
- the ubiG gene encoding bifunctional 2-polyprenyl-6-hydroxyphenol methylase/3-demethylubiquinol 3-O-methyltransferase UbiG, producing MKKFADAAHRWWDLDGEFKPLHDINPIRLDWIAGHASLRGARVLDIGCGGGILSESMSAQGAEVTGIDLGDKALKVARLHALEAGIKVDYRLVSAEQLAAEQPRSFDVVCCMEMLEHVPRPASIVQAAAELVRPGGYVFFSTINRNAKAFALAILGAEYLLRMLPKGTHEYAKFIRPSELAAWARRAGLDPVEFKGLEVSLLDRSFRLGRDVDVNYFLACRRPA from the coding sequence CTGAAAAAATTTGCTGATGCCGCTCACCGTTGGTGGGATTTGGACGGGGAATTCAAGCCATTGCACGATATCAATCCCATTCGCCTGGATTGGATCGCCGGCCATGCAAGTCTACGGGGGGCCCGAGTGTTGGACATTGGCTGTGGTGGAGGAATCCTCAGCGAGTCCATGTCAGCTCAAGGGGCAGAAGTGACGGGGATTGACCTTGGCGACAAGGCGTTGAAGGTGGCCCGTTTGCATGCATTGGAAGCCGGGATCAAAGTTGATTACCGGCTTGTGTCCGCGGAGCAACTGGCCGCCGAGCAGCCGCGAAGCTTCGACGTGGTGTGCTGTATGGAAATGCTCGAGCATGTGCCGCGCCCAGCATCCATCGTGCAGGCGGCGGCCGAGCTGGTGCGCCCCGGAGGCTATGTTTTTTTCTCGACCATCAACCGCAATGCAAAGGCATTTGCGCTTGCAATACTCGGTGCCGAATACCTGTTGCGCATGCTTCCCAAGGGGACGCACGAATATGCGAAGTTCATCCGCCCCAGTGAGCTTGCCGCATGGGCACGGCGAGCGGGCCTCGATCCGGTGGAATTCAAGGGTCTCGAGGTCAGTCTTCTCGATCGCAGCTTCCGGCTAGGAAGGGACGTGGACGTGAACTATTTCCTCGCGTGCAGGCGACCCGCATGA
- the gyrA gene encoding DNA gyrase subunit A, with protein sequence MSAYAKETLPVSLEEEMRRSYLDYAMSVIVGRALPDVRDGLKPVHRRVLFAMHELSNSWNRPYKKSARIVGDVIGKYHPHGDQSVYDTIVRMAQNFSLRYMLVDGQGNFGSVDGDNAAAMRYTEIRLSKIAHEMLADIDKETVNFGPNYDGSEQEPLVLPARIPNLLLNGSAGIAVGMATNIPPHNLGEIINGCQHLLRHPEADVEELMQHIPAPDFPTAGIIYGLSGVREAYRTGRGRVIMRASCHFEDIERSQRQAIIIDELPYQVNKRTLLERIAELVQEKKLEGISHIQDESDKSGMRVVIELKRGELAEVVLNKLYKQTQLQDTFGVNMVCLVDGQPRLLNLKQMLQSFLQHRREVINRRSVFELRKARERGHVLEGLAVALANLDRMIELIKAAPTPPIAKERLLAEVWEPGEARAMLARVEGNPQDFQPSDLDPRYGLKPAGYHLSDVQAQEILQMRLQRLTGLEQDKIVQEYKDVMAQIADLLDILARPERITQIIADELTALKGEFNDARRSTIEPNATELDIEDLIAPQEMVVTISHVGYVKSQPVDEYRAQRRGGRGKLATGTKEDDWIDQLFVANTHDMLLCFSNRGRVYWMKVYEVPQGGRGSRGRPLVNLFPLTEGEKITAVLPVKAFDEDHFVFMATARGTVKKTPVAAFANRRTAGIIACGLDDDDYLVGVAITDGKHDVMLFSDAGKAVRFDENDVRPMGREARGVRGMHLEDGQQVIAMLVAEDESQSVLTATENGYGKRTPIGEYTRHGRGTKGMIAIQTSERNGKVVAACLVRPDDEIMLITDTGVLVRTRVAEIRELGRATQGVTLIALDDKANLIGVQRVAESDAQSDDAGPGAALPSDEA encoded by the coding sequence ATGTCCGCCTACGCCAAAGAAACCCTTCCGGTCAGCCTGGAAGAAGAAATGCGCCGCTCTTACCTGGATTACGCGATGAGCGTGATTGTCGGGCGTGCCTTACCCGATGTGCGCGACGGTTTGAAACCGGTGCACCGGCGCGTGCTATTTGCGATGCATGAGTTGAGCAATTCGTGGAACCGCCCTTACAAGAAGTCTGCCCGTATCGTGGGCGATGTGATCGGTAAATACCACCCGCACGGTGACCAATCTGTCTATGACACCATCGTTCGCATGGCACAGAATTTCTCGCTGCGCTACATGCTGGTGGACGGCCAGGGCAATTTCGGTTCCGTTGATGGCGACAATGCGGCAGCGATGCGCTACACGGAAATCCGTCTTTCGAAGATCGCGCATGAGATGCTGGCCGACATTGACAAGGAAACCGTCAACTTCGGCCCCAATTACGACGGCTCGGAGCAGGAGCCGCTGGTTCTGCCAGCGCGCATCCCTAATCTGCTGCTCAACGGATCGGCAGGCATCGCGGTGGGGATGGCCACGAACATTCCGCCTCACAACCTGGGGGAGATCATCAATGGTTGCCAGCACCTGCTGCGACATCCCGAGGCGGACGTCGAGGAGTTGATGCAACATATTCCAGCGCCTGATTTTCCGACTGCGGGCATCATCTATGGGCTCAGTGGGGTCCGCGAGGCTTACCGCACCGGACGGGGTCGGGTAATCATGCGTGCGAGCTGCCATTTCGAGGACATCGAGCGCAGCCAACGTCAAGCCATCATCATCGACGAACTGCCCTACCAGGTGAACAAGCGCACCCTGCTGGAGCGCATCGCTGAGCTGGTGCAGGAGAAAAAGCTTGAGGGGATCAGCCACATTCAGGACGAGTCGGATAAATCCGGCATGCGCGTGGTGATTGAGCTTAAGCGCGGCGAACTTGCCGAAGTGGTGCTCAACAAGCTGTACAAGCAAACCCAGTTGCAGGATACGTTCGGCGTGAACATGGTGTGCCTGGTCGACGGCCAGCCGCGCCTGCTCAACCTCAAACAGATGCTGCAATCCTTCCTGCAGCATCGGCGCGAAGTCATCAACCGCCGGAGTGTGTTTGAGTTGCGCAAGGCTCGCGAGCGCGGCCATGTCCTCGAAGGCCTTGCCGTGGCACTAGCCAATCTGGACCGGATGATCGAACTGATCAAGGCTGCGCCAACCCCGCCCATTGCGAAGGAACGACTGCTCGCCGAAGTCTGGGAACCGGGTGAGGCCCGCGCCATGCTTGCGCGCGTTGAAGGCAATCCGCAGGACTTCCAGCCGAGCGACCTCGATCCTCGCTATGGCTTGAAGCCCGCCGGCTACCATCTGTCGGACGTGCAGGCGCAGGAGATTCTGCAGATGCGACTGCAGCGCCTCACAGGGCTGGAGCAGGACAAGATCGTGCAGGAATACAAGGACGTGATGGCGCAGATTGCCGATCTCCTTGACATCCTTGCGCGGCCCGAGCGCATCACTCAAATCATCGCCGACGAACTGACAGCTCTGAAGGGCGAGTTCAACGACGCACGGCGCTCGACCATCGAACCTAATGCCACCGAGCTCGACATTGAAGACCTCATCGCCCCGCAGGAGATGGTGGTGACGATTTCTCATGTGGGCTACGTGAAAAGTCAGCCGGTTGACGAATACCGGGCCCAGCGGCGCGGTGGCCGCGGCAAGCTCGCCACCGGAACCAAGGAAGATGACTGGATCGACCAGCTATTCGTGGCCAACACCCACGACATGCTGCTCTGCTTTTCGAATCGTGGGCGCGTGTACTGGATGAAAGTGTATGAGGTGCCGCAGGGCGGCCGTGGCTCACGCGGCAGGCCGCTGGTGAACCTCTTTCCGCTGACCGAAGGTGAAAAGATCACCGCAGTGCTACCAGTCAAGGCATTCGACGAGGACCATTTCGTGTTCATGGCCACTGCGCGGGGTACCGTGAAGAAGACACCAGTGGCGGCCTTCGCCAACCGCCGTACCGCCGGCATCATCGCCTGCGGCCTTGACGACGATGACTATTTGGTTGGTGTGGCCATCACTGATGGCAAGCATGACGTGATGCTCTTCTCCGATGCCGGCAAGGCCGTGCGCTTCGACGAAAACGACGTACGCCCCATGGGCCGTGAGGCGCGCGGCGTACGCGGCATGCACCTGGAGGATGGGCAGCAGGTAATTGCCATGCTCGTCGCCGAGGATGAAAGCCAAAGTGTGCTGACCGCCACGGAAAACGGCTATGGCAAGCGCACCCCCATTGGCGAATACACCCGCCATGGCCGCGGCACCAAGGGCATGATCGCAATCCAGACGAGCGAACGCAACGGGAAGGTCGTCGCCGCTTGCCTGGTACGCCCAGACGATGAAATCATGCTGATTACGGACACTGGCGTGCTAGTGCGCACCCGAGTCGCGGAAATTCGCGAACTCGGCCGCGCCACGCAGGGTGTGACACTGATTGCGCTCGACGACAAAGCCAATCTTATCGGTGTGCAGCGCGTGGCCGAATCCGACGCGCAATCCGACGACGCCGGACCCGGCGCTGCGTTGCCTTCCGACGAAGCCTAA